The following are encoded together in the Acidobacteriota bacterium genome:
- a CDS encoding ABC transporter permease: MYDIVQELRYALRRLAHSPLFTVIAVATLALAIGANSAVFSVVRGVLLKPLPFEEPERLVGVWHTAPGLGFELVNQSPATYFTYRDEGRYFEDIGMWDETEVTVTGLDRPEQVEALSVTDGTLPLLGVRPVLGRVFSAEDDSPGTAETVMVTHGYWQQRLDGDPQVVGRTLTINGRPMEVIGVLGDEFRFLNSDPQLLLPFQFDRAEVNMGNFSYQSVARLKPGATLEQANADITRMIPMAAEAFPGGITLGMLEEARFGAVVRPFQEDAIGDVSSALWILLGTAGLVLLIACANVANLFLVRAESRQLEMAVRTALGAGRRKLVRAFLSESLLLGALGGAVGLGLAWAGLQLLRATAPAGLPRVEEIAIDPQVLAFTAAIALFAGLLFGIAPGLRGSKGQLAVALKEGGRGGSDGKERHRARNLLVVAQVSMALVLLVGCGLMLRSFDALRNVDPGFDDPEGVFTARVMIPTAEVEDPAQVALAYEEIYRRLEEIPGTESVGLTSSITMDRWDSNDALFVEDFPTPEGQLPPIRRMKWITPGYFQTMGNPLLAGRDLTWNDIHTRARNLVVTENLASAYWDSPAEALGKRVRGGTEGPWWEIIGVVGNVHDDGFAEDAVPVAYWPMVWKDGEEDELQARRWMAIVLRTPRLGTPGLLEEVQEAVWGVNTNLPVANVRTLEEIQSRRLARTAFTMTMLALAAAVALLLGAIGIYGVTSYTVSQRTKELGLRLALGADQGEVRRLVLRQALALAGLGIAVGAGAAFGLARLMQSLLYGVGALDPWTYGSVAAVLLTISLVASYLPARRAARTDPMVALRWD; encoded by the coding sequence ATGTACGACATCGTCCAGGAGCTGCGCTACGCTCTCCGCCGCCTTGCCCACTCCCCCCTCTTCACCGTCATCGCCGTCGCCACACTGGCTCTGGCCATCGGGGCCAACAGCGCCGTCTTCAGCGTCGTCCGCGGCGTGCTCCTCAAGCCCTTGCCGTTCGAAGAGCCGGAGCGCCTGGTGGGGGTCTGGCACACGGCTCCGGGGCTGGGCTTCGAGCTGGTCAACCAGAGTCCTGCGACGTACTTCACCTACCGCGACGAAGGCCGCTACTTCGAAGACATCGGCATGTGGGACGAGACCGAGGTGACGGTCACCGGCCTCGACCGGCCGGAGCAGGTGGAGGCCCTGTCGGTGACCGACGGCACCCTTCCCCTGCTGGGCGTGCGCCCCGTCCTGGGCCGGGTGTTCAGCGCCGAGGACGACAGCCCGGGTACGGCGGAAACGGTGATGGTGACCCACGGCTATTGGCAGCAGCGTCTCGACGGCGATCCCCAGGTGGTGGGACGGACCCTCACCATCAACGGCCGCCCGATGGAGGTCATCGGCGTTCTGGGGGATGAGTTCCGCTTCCTCAATTCCGATCCCCAGCTGCTCTTGCCGTTCCAATTCGACCGCGCCGAAGTGAATATGGGCAACTTCAGCTATCAGAGCGTCGCGCGGCTCAAGCCCGGCGCCACCCTGGAACAGGCCAACGCCGACATCACCCGCATGATCCCCATGGCCGCCGAAGCCTTCCCCGGCGGCATCACCCTCGGCATGCTCGAAGAGGCGCGCTTCGGCGCGGTAGTGCGGCCGTTCCAGGAGGACGCCATCGGCGACGTCTCCTCCGCCCTGTGGATCCTCCTCGGCACCGCCGGCCTGGTGCTCCTCATCGCCTGTGCCAACGTCGCCAACCTCTTCCTGGTGCGCGCCGAAAGCCGCCAGCTGGAGATGGCGGTGCGCACCGCTCTGGGCGCCGGCCGCCGCAAGCTGGTCCGCGCCTTCCTGAGCGAGAGCCTGCTCCTCGGTGCCCTCGGCGGCGCCGTCGGGCTGGGTCTGGCCTGGGCCGGCCTGCAGCTGCTGCGGGCCACCGCCCCCGCCGGCCTGCCCCGAGTCGAGGAGATCGCCATCGATCCCCAGGTGCTGGCCTTCACCGCCGCCATCGCTCTCTTCGCCGGCCTCCTCTTCGGCATCGCCCCGGGCCTGCGGGGGAGCAAGGGTCAGCTGGCGGTGGCCCTCAAGGAGGGCGGCCGCGGCGGCAGCGACGGCAAGGAGCGGCACCGTGCCCGCAACCTGCTGGTAGTGGCCCAGGTCTCCATGGCGCTGGTGCTGTTGGTGGGCTGCGGCCTGATGCTGCGCAGCTTCGACGCCCTGCGCAACGTCGACCCGGGCTTCGATGATCCGGAGGGCGTGTTCACCGCCCGCGTGATGATCCCCACCGCCGAGGTCGAGGATCCGGCCCAGGTAGCTTTGGCCTACGAAGAGATCTATCGCCGCCTGGAAGAAATCCCGGGCACCGAGTCCGTGGGCCTCACCAGCTCCATCACCATGGATCGCTGGGACTCCAACGACGCTCTCTTCGTCGAGGACTTCCCCACTCCCGAGGGCCAGCTGCCGCCGATTCGCCGCATGAAGTGGATCACCCCGGGATACTTCCAGACCATGGGCAACCCCCTCCTCGCCGGCCGGGATCTGACCTGGAACGACATCCACACCCGCGCCCGCAATCTGGTGGTGACAGAGAACCTCGCCAGCGCCTATTGGGACTCCCCCGCGGAGGCCCTGGGGAAGCGAGTGCGGGGCGGTACCGAGGGTCCGTGGTGGGAGATCATCGGCGTGGTGGGCAACGTCCACGACGACGGCTTCGCCGAGGACGCGGTGCCGGTGGCTTACTGGCCTATGGTCTGGAAGGACGGCGAGGAGGACGAGCTCCAGGCCCGGCGCTGGATGGCTATCGTCCTGCGCACGCCGCGGCTGGGCACTCCGGGCCTGTTGGAAGAGGTGCAGGAAGCGGTGTGGGGGGTCAACACCAATCTACCGGTGGCCAATGTGCGCACCCTGGAGGAAATCCAAAGCCGGCGCCTGGCGCGCACCGCCTTCACCATGACCATGCTGGCTCTGGCGGCGGCGGTGGCGCTGCTGCTGGGCGCCATCGGCATCTACGGCGTCACCTCCTACACCGTCTCCCAGCGCACCAAGGAGCTGGGCCTGCGCTTGGCCTTGGGAGCGGATCAGGGAGAGGTGCGACGGCTGGTGTTGCGCCAGGCTCTGGCCCTCGCCGGCCTCGGTATCGCGGTAGGAGCCGGTGCCGCCTTCGGCCTCGCCCGGCTGATGCAAAGCCTGCTCTACGGTGTCGGGGCCCTCGACCCCTGGACCTACGGCAGCGTCGCCGCGGTCCTGCTGACCATCAGCCTGGTGGCCTCCTACCTCCCCGCCCGCCGCGCCGCCCGCACCGACCCCATGGTGGCGCTACGCTGGGATTGA